A window of Clostridium taeniosporum genomic DNA:
ATAATACATATGTACCATATAGTTTTAATAAAATGCATGTTAGTAATATTATTATTAATGCATTAGATTTATATAAACAATGTGATTCAGATGAAAAGTATAGTAATTTATATACAGAAATTTTTAATTTTTGCGTTGATAATACTTTAACAACAGATTTATTTTATTTTATACCAGAAATTTTTTGTGAATTTATGTTTCCAGAAGTAAAATATTCTGATGAGATAATAATATTAAAGGGAAATGAAAAAGTTCAATTATTTAAAGAACAAATTATGTCATATAATTTTATACATGATATTGCTGAAAAAACTATCAAAGGTGGATATTTTAAAAATAATGAAATAATGAATATTGTTTTTAAAAGTTCCTTGTTTAATTCTATAAATAGAGCTTTAAATAGTGGAAGTAAAATGGAAAGAATATGTACGGAACCTTTAGCATTTAATGTTAGAGATGATTATAAAATTTTTTAAAATACATAAAGTCAACGTTATATTAGAGTGATAAAAAAATATATAATCAAAAATATTTATAGTAAAAAACTTTGAGAAAAATTTTACTTAAAATTAATACAATATTATACTAAGTTGCAGTGTAGTATTAAATTAATATAGATACAATATATTAATTTAATTTTTAGTACTATCTAGATATAAAAATCTTTGCTATAAAATTTATATAATATATAATATAAGTATTAATTTAAGGTAGGTATAACAAATGAAAGAATTAAAAGTTACAGTTAAAAATGAATATGTAAAAAAATATAGTAACAAATATGCATTAATACTAGAAGAGGCATTAGAAAATTCTAATGTACTTAAAAATGAGGGGGAAATTGTTACCTTAATAGATAAAAAGCAACAATTTTTAGGTAAGGGTTATTATGGTAAGCAAAATAAAGGCTGTGGTTGGATTTTAAGTAACAGTAAAAAATGTAATTTTGATAATAAATTCTTCTATGACAAGTTAAGAAATGCTTTTTCAAAAAGAATGAAGTTATATCATTCTAAAGATACTAATGCTTTTAGAGTGTTTAATGGTAGTGGAGATGGAATTGGAGGTTTAACTATAGACTATTTTGATGAATATTACCTTATAACATGGTATAATAAAGGTATTTATGCATTTAAAGAATATATTATTAAATCTATAAAATCTTTAGTATCATTTGAAGGAATATATGAAAAAAAGAGATTTAAAGAAAATGGAATGGTTGTAGATGAAGATAGTTTTTATTGTGGTAGGAAAGCACCAGAACCTTTAGTGGTTAAAGAGAATAATGTAAATTTTGCTATCTATTTAAATGATGGGGCTATGGTTGGAGTATTTTTAGATCAAAAAGATGTTAGAAAATCTATAAAAAATAATTATTCTAAGGGAAAAACAGTATTAAATACTTTCTCATATACAGGAGCTTTTTCCATGGCAGCAGCAAAAGGTGGAGCAATAACTACTAGTGTAGATTTAGCTAGTAGAAGTTTAAAAAAGACAACAGAAAATTTTCAATTAAATAAAATTGATGCAAATAATCATGAAATTATAGTTGAAGATATATTCCATTATTTTAAAGAAGCTAAAAAAGAAAATAAGAAATTTGATGTAGTTATATTAGATCCTCCAAGTTATGCAAATTCTAAAGATAATACATTTAGTGCAGCTAATAATTATACAGATTTAGTTAAAAATGCAATTGATGTAACGGAAGATGAAGGCTTAATAGTTTGTTCTACTAATTGTGCTACATTTAATATGGATAAATTTAAAAAGTTTATTGATAAAGCATTTAAAGAAAGTAATAAAAAGTATTTTATTCTTGAAGAACATACATTGCCAGATGATTTTGCCGTTTCAGATAAATATCCTGAAGGAAACTATTTAAAAGTTGTATTTGTTAAGGTATATGAAGAGAAGATTATGAATTAATTTTTAATATTAAAATTAATAATAAATAATAGGGAGAGTTTAAAATGTCAATATGTAATGTAAGTTTACAAGTAGTACCAAATGTTCCAGGAGATAAGATTTATCCAGTGGTAGATAAAGTTATAGAATACATTGAGTCTACTGGGGTAAAGCATGAAGTAGGACCAATGGAAACAACAATGGAAGGTGAATTGGATTTTCTACTTGAAATTATAAAAAAATCTCAAGAGATTTGTGTGGAACAAGGAGCAGATAGAGTAATTTCAATGGTTAAAATTGATTACAAAAAAGATGGTGTAACTATTGATGAAAAAATAAAAAAATATAGAAAATAAGATTATACGAGTTAATTTATAATAAAAATTTACGCTTTAATTTAGGCACATTAAAATAAATAACTAGTCAGTATGATAGTTTATTTTGTGAACTACTTTTTCCTTGGAACCTAATAATAGCATAACTATTATCATAACCCAAGTCATTGTATTTCACAAAATATTTGTGGCATCTTTGACTTGTTATTTATTTTTATATGCCTTAACATACATTTTTATTACAAATTAAGAAGAAAATAGGATATTGAAGAATATTCTACTATATTATGTTATACTACTGATTATAGGATATATTAGGAGGCTGTTCACGGATGGATAAAAGGCAACTAGTTGTAATATCTAATAATGCAGAAACTTTTTTAAAAATATTTGATAAGGCAAAAGAAAATGGTTTTAAAATTTCATTTTGTAAAAATGTAAATGAAGTTATTAAATTAAATAAAAATATAATAATAATAGACACTATTATAGGTGATGAAGAAGTTATTAGAAGTATAAAAAAATTAAAAAGTGAGTTTCTGAAGGTTAAATTAGGAATTATAATATGTACAGATAAAGAAAATATTGAGAATCTAAAAAAATATGTAGAAAAGGGTGCTGATGACTATATATTAAAACCATTTACTACAGGAGAATTAGAATTAAGGCTTACTAATCAAATTAAATTAATGAGAGCAGAAAAAAATTCTAAAATGAAAGATATACAATTTAATGCATTGTTAAATAATACCCCCTTTATGGCTTGGTTTAAGGATAAAGATAGTAATTATATTAAAGTAAATAATGAGTTTATGGAACATAGTGGAAAAACTATGGAGGAAATAAAGGGTAAGGGTGATCACTATGTATGGAGTGGTATGGTAGGAGATCGATGTAGAGAATTTGATTTAGAAGTAATGAATAAAAGGACACAAGTGGTTTTTGATGAAATAATTACTGGTAAAAAAGGAATTAAACAATTTGATATGTACAAAGCACCAGTATTAGATGAATTTAATGAGGT
This region includes:
- a CDS encoding class I SAM-dependent rRNA methyltransferase — its product is MKELKVTVKNEYVKKYSNKYALILEEALENSNVLKNEGEIVTLIDKKQQFLGKGYYGKQNKGCGWILSNSKKCNFDNKFFYDKLRNAFSKRMKLYHSKDTNAFRVFNGSGDGIGGLTIDYFDEYYLITWYNKGIYAFKEYIIKSIKSLVSFEGIYEKKRFKENGMVVDEDSFYCGRKAPEPLVVKENNVNFAIYLNDGAMVGVFLDQKDVRKSIKNNYSKGKTVLNTFSYTGAFSMAAAKGGAITTSVDLASRSLKKTTENFQLNKIDANNHEIIVEDIFHYFKEAKKENKKFDVVILDPPSYANSKDNTFSAANNYTDLVKNAIDVTEDEGLIVCSTNCATFNMDKFKKFIDKAFKESNKKYFILEEHTLPDDFAVSDKYPEGNYLKVVFVKVYEEKIMN
- a CDS encoding thiamine-binding protein, producing the protein MSICNVSLQVVPNVPGDKIYPVVDKVIEYIESTGVKHEVGPMETTMEGELDFLLEIIKKSQEICVEQGADRVISMVKIDYKKDGVTIDEKIKKYRK